TCGGCGGCGCGGACCAGCCGCTCGGTCTCGGCCTTGGTGCGGGCGTAGGCCGTGCCCGCCGCCTCGTCGGCGCCCACGGCGGAAATATGGATCAGGCGGCGCACGCCCGCCCGCTCGCACGCCTGGATCAGGGCGCGCGGCCCCACGACGTGAGCCAGCGACGTGCTGTCCCCGGCGCCATCCTGCAGCACACCGACGCAGTTCACCACGGCGTCGACGCCGTTCAGCAGCGGCGCCCACGCTTCCGGCGTCGTCAGGCGGGCGAAGTCAGCCTTGACCCAGTCGAAGGCGGGCGCCCGGCGCGCGGCCTCGAACGGCCTCCGCGCCCCAGCCCGAACCGTCCAGCCCGCGACCGACAGGGCCG
The nucleotide sequence above comes from Brevundimonas naejangsanensis. Encoded proteins:
- a CDS encoding NAD(P)H-binding protein; this translates as MSGRVLVLGANGFIGSHLAAALSVAGWTVRAGARRPFEAARRAPAFDWVKADFARLTTPEAWAPLLNGVDAVVNCVGVLQDGAGDSTSLAHVVGPRALIQACERAGVRRLIHISAVGADEAAGTAYARTKAETERLVRAADLHWLILRPSLVVDRAAFGGTGLIRALAAFPLFSPVVGGDQVFRPVALADLGEAVVAALKPGAPVRETFDMPGPEAVSMARGRASPSSCCAPT